Below is a genomic region from Rhinolophus sinicus isolate RSC01 linkage group LG11, ASM3656204v1, whole genome shotgun sequence.
taaacaagaaccaAAACCCACACTTACTAGAACCCAGAGTTTGAAAAACACAACTAATATCATGTGCCAAATGTAGTTTCCCAGAGTTCCCATCCCAGCACCTGTCCTGGCCTTGCCAGCAATGGAGAAAATCTGGTTTGTCAGGATGATTCCTTGTGGCTCATGTGAATGGGTGAGAAATTTTCCTAGGCTGTTTATGACTAAGCAGGGAAAACTTCTCAGCCTAAGGGAGAAAAACCATGGAACTTATACcggaaaatgtattttaagatgaTTACAATGATATACCTGATTATGGGATTATATGgaactttctttaaaaagctacAGGTAATCCTGGTACAAGAATCCTCACTTTAGTTTACATACGTTGGCACAACCTCAGTGCTTTTAATTCTGTAAACAACTCCTGAGCCTCAGAGAGCTATAGTAagttacccaaagtcacacagctattaagtgaaAGAGCTGTGACTCTAAGACCTGAAATGGTTTACTTGcttgacctttcttcttttctcaatgATATAAATAATAGGACTAAGCCAGAGGCTAGTTAACAGGTTTGGTTTTTCTATAGaggtatgttttcttttgtggttgATTTACCCAGAGGACAGGGCAGACCTTGAGGCTCCTGACCAAAGAACACCTTGATTTACCTTTGATTGCTTCTGGCTGTTTGGCTTTGGGCCTAGAGGTTGGGTTTCTGAGTCAAGATAGTGAAAGGATGGACTCAGCAGCCAGAAGCTAATGAGGGCTTATAAAGATCTCTGGACGGGCAGAGACCCATATAAGTACACAATACAGTGTTGTATTGAGAGAAACAGCCATTGAACGCCAGGAACTTTTCTCAAGCAGGAAATGCGTACCTGGATAAAGGTCATCTGAAGATTATTCAGCCTCATCTTAGAGTACATCTTTTATGACTTCTTTTCCTTGTCCGTGAAATCATGTCCTCCTCCAGCAAATTGGCAAAAGTGGGAGGCAGCTGTGGCTCTCTCCAGCTTCTGGGGGAGACCCTGAAGTTTGGGCTATGTGAGTCACCCTAACTTAGGAAGTTCAGTGGAACACAGAACACTGACGGAAAGAGCGGCCCCAAATCCACTTTTACAGGCAAGACCCCTCACAGAGACTAAAATCGTCAGGTGCTGAGGATAAAGATGAGATAAAAAGCAAGTGTAAATGTCACATGAACATATCAGATCACCAGGAATCCCGAGTGAGGGATCAGTAAGGAGTTATGTGTTCCCTGGGAAGAAGGTACATTTCCTGCTCCCCTCCTGCCTTCTCCGATTTGCATTTGGAGCAGcttctttcccttttgttctttctctctccctttagaCACTTAGTGCTTACATCATGATGGAGAAGATCATAGGAGAGCTAGGCCAGTGTAACAAGGAAGatgtaaaaatcaatcaatcaattaatcatGATGATGTTTGCATTCAGCTTGTAGCCTTACTTGCAAAccatctttaatttcattttctcccaaGAAAGTTTAATCCCTGGAGTCAGTGGTGCTTGTCTCTCACTCAGAGCCTGGAGATTTAGGTTTCGAGATGGCTTCCGACAGCCAATGGCATTGACTTGTGATAACACTGGAAAGAttcagggttttttcccccccaatttaTATTCTCAATCCCCACTTTTTGGTACTTATTTAATACACTAACCCAGTATTTATCTGGACTAAGCTCATGCCAAGATTTTAAACCACAGTTGACTTTAAGAGTGTTAGCTCATTAACGGATCTGAAGGATTCAACCTGGGTCAAAGGAAGGAATGACCAAAAATGAACTACTGCTTCCTAGGAGAGAGAGGGGCTTATCAGAGACCCAGATGCCTTCAAAGGGTAAGGAAGGCTTGGAGAGCCTCtgagcctttatttttaaaaacagatatccCTGGACATTCCTCCCTGGTTCTTTTCTGATTCTATTACACCTGAAACAGGAATAGGGGCTTGTGTCCTCCCCACACTGTATTAAGAAATAGCATATATTTGCCCCCATGTAGCAAAACATTAGGAAAAGCCTAAATGTCATTTACattggaattatttaaaattgtggtaTTCATTAcatcctttaaaattattaagtagatttatttttttgtgagatagaaaaaatgttcacactatattcttaagtgaaaaaataagttatataaataggAGCCTGTTCTTAACTAAACAAGCAAATAATCAATGGCAAAAATTATGGCAGAAaagtgcagaagaaaaaaataatggtaattttcttttttattggttggatttcagataatttttacattatatatttttgttagatctacatttttataagtatgttaattttttataattaaagaaaacaataatactatttgcattttggggggaaattgtACAGGGTAAATACTTGAGAGTGCATATCATTTCAATTAGAGAATGTGTAGATGTAACACAGTGTCATTCGTAGACCAGATGGACCTGGGAGCAAAATCTAGTTCTCTGAAGGCGAGGGAGATGCTAACCCCGATCAGAGTCAGCTAACTCACTAGAACCCTTCCAGCATGCACAATTCCCAGTTCAGAAGCACGCAGCTTTAAATTATGCTGAgaaaaagaagccacacacaaaagagtacataattgtatgattccatttacctgaaattctagaaaagacaaaccTAATTGCTAATGGCAAAAAGCAGGTCAGTGGTTGTctgaggaggaaggtgagggatTGATCGCAAAGGTCAACTTTCTAGGGAACTTTCTGGGCAGATGAAATGGTCTGCATCTTGTTTGTGATTGATTACATGGCAAAACTCAAGCTGTATGCTTAATGTAGTCATTTTGTTGTGTATAacttatgtctcaataaagctgattttaaggaaaacagCCAGCTTTGCTTGAAGAGCTGGAGATCTTTCCATGTCCAAGATAAGGAAGCCGGGGGCCCTAAAAGAATCCAGCTCTGGGAAAAATATAATGACCCAGACGTGCTCTTtagggaaattaaagaaaatggtaTACTTTAAAATCTACTTATTGAGTTAAAGTCTAAGAACAATAAAACCAATTATGTTTCTCTAATTATGTAAGTCTGATGGGTTTAATTAACTTAATCTTTCCTATTTCTAATACATGCACCACGGTTAACATTTGATGTATAACTTTCATGCTGTTTCCTaacttcattatatattttttaagttctatATTATAATGTCCTTCAAACTTGGAGAAGTCGCCTCTTTCAAACTGAAGATAGCCACAAAAATAGATGCAAAGAGAagtatttttcagtctttctggCAGGGAAGGGTTAGGGCAGAAAATGTGGTTGCCTTCCATATAGGATGCCTTTCTGCTCGCTCACTGGCCGGATTTCTCCCACCATCCTCCTGCACCTGACCTGGGAATTACTGTCAGTCCAAAGTATCTCTGACATCATTTCTGGAGACCATAGTTCCCTGCTACCATCTAATGCAGCTTTGGCTGCTCAGGCCTTGGGGGAATGCAGTATAAAGAGCCAGCTGTGGTTTGAGCTGCCACAGGGAAGATAAGCCTCACAGTACAAGTACGAAATCACCTCCAAGTACGAAATTGCATCTCTCAAAATGGTAACGCGCCCTTCTTTTGCAGCCTGCTGCCAAATGCTGGAGGTTCTCCTGAACTTGCTGATCCTGGCCTGCAGCTCTGTATCTTACAATTCCACAGGGGGCTACACAGGCATCACCAGTTTGGGGGGCATTTACTATTACCAGTTCGGAGGGGCTTACAGTGGTTTCGATGGTGCTGATGGGGAGAAAGCGCAGCAGCTGGATATCCAGTTCTACCAGCTAAAGCTGCCCACGGTCACGGCGGCAATGGCCTACAGTGGAGCCCTCATGGCCTTCTGCTGCCTTGTCATCGGCATGGGCGTCCTGCGGGTCCCGTGGCATTGCCCCCTGTGGCTGCTGGTTGAAGGCTTGCTGGACGTGCTCATTGCCGGGGCGTATGTGCCAGCTCTGTACTTCTACTTCCACTCCCTGTCCGCCGCCTACGCCTCGCCTGTGTGCAAGGAGAGAGAGGCACTGTACCAGAGCAAAGGCTACCACGGCTTCAGCTGCAATTTCCACGGGGGAGATATAGGAGCTGGCATCTTTGCTGCCCTGGGCATTGGGGTCTTTGCCATGGGGGCCGTGCTGGCCATCAAGGGTTACCGAAAGGTCAGGAAGTTGAAAGAGAAGCCTGCAGAAATGTTAGCAttttaggcttttaaaaatgttctgccAAATATAAGTGATAGAAGTTACTCTGAACCGTTTTCTTTCATGGAAGACGTTGTGGAACTTGCCAGTGCTTGAACAGTATCAGGCCAACTTTGGTATCCTGGGTGTGGCTCTGGGTTACACGAAGTGTTGTTCTCTGATGTCATAAGCCTGGTTCTGGAGTCCTGTTGGTGAGAGACTAAccgaaattaaaaaaaaaaaaaaaaaagctggagccCAACCCACAAGGAAAAGGCATGTGCTGCAGAAAGTGTACTTCTCGATTAAATAAAGGGAGATAACCAAGTGAATTTGAAGAACCTTATCTTCAAAGTTCATGAAAAACCACAGACATGAGACAGCATTTCAGCCTAAACTTTTCTAAACACAGCTGTCTTAAGCAGATTAGCCCTGAATTTTTTCCACACTGAGCCCTGTGGTCCTTCACTTCCTTCATGCTGTGGATGGAGCGGGCGGGGATGCTGGGGAGACTACTCCTGTACAATTTAAGTTGGAGGTAGGCGTGGGCTGAGGAAAGAGGAGTCAGATTCATTTGCTGGGTTTCAAAGAAGCTATTCTAACAAGCCCCTTACAATGGCCTtcaaagctcaataaatgttttgtaCCTCTTGTAAATGTACCATTGTCCAAGAATAAAACTCGGCATCTGGAATTCAGGATCCATCcagaataaaagaatgtaaaatctTTCCCAACAGAAGAATGCTACTTTTGGCCAACTTCATGGGTTCTTATTGCATGTTAAATTATGGACATTACAGTATATTCTTGTTACAAGTGAATATGTTCTTTATGTGGGTCTaataaaaatccaaagaaaaattttaatttggagGTGATGGTTCtctttatatttgtaatattattCCCTTAAATACAGGCAACATTTAAAAGGTGAGTTCCATTTGggtttagaaaaggaaattagtATGTATATGTGCTGTATATGATTAGAAAATTTCTTGAAGAATACATAAGGCATTAACAATATTTGCTTCCGCAGaggagtttttttatttttcatttcatgcaTGGCTTGACTGCACATATATTAGTTTTGTTTCAGATAAAAAATTTGACTTGCTCTCATCAGTTTTTTCACATTTGCAGTGCAAACGTAGAATTGGATGTATAATTAAGCAGAGTATTAAATGAGCAGTCACAAAAGCAGCCTCACTGagaaagacactacaagaaaaatcTCACATCTGTTTCAGATTCTTCACTTCCCTCTACAGAGCCCTCTGCTGTTTTTCCAGTGATTTGTGCCATCTCACCAGAGAGAAACTGTTACTCTGGTAGTCAccctatttcttttctcttgatgTATTCTCTTTCTGCACAACCAGGATGCTTGGAAATACCTGAGCGTGTTTGATCTTGATAGCTAAGCCAGGTCAGGCTGGCTGGTATTGTAATAATATTCAGTGACCATTGAATATGCCACTGAACAGAGCCGATATCATTGGACCCGGCAACAGACCATTGACTGTTGCAATCAGTAGGGTAGTTGACAAGATCTAGATTTATTCCATTTCAGCCTAGCAGATATGTGCTGCGTGGGTTATAACTTCACTGTTTTAACAGATTCTGTCCCAGAGGAAACATTCAGGTTGCCACATCTTGTAGTAGTACGGTCTTCCTGTTTCCCTTCAGGGGGTGAGATATTAACATATGTTCAGAATGAAAACCAAGGCAGAGAAAGGTGTTGGGTAGGGGGATTCACGCCCCATGAATTGGAATGATGTCTGGGTCAATTCACTCACTCTGCTATAGGGAGAGAGTGGCCAGTAGCTTACAGTGCCTGGGTGGAGAGTGGGCAGTTCTGATATGATGTTATTTTCAGATTTAAATTAAAGGAATGTAGCTTCTCAACTGTCAGAGCCCTTGACTGCTGTGTCCCGTGGACCTCCTAGGAATTCGTGTGGGCCCAGCAGGAGATAGGATCAGCGAGCCCAATAGCTGTTGTACgttagagatattggtctttaGCCACCTAGTTTATAAACGTCGTGGTCTGCCTAGTGTATTCGAGGGTTTTCCTGATTTCTGAGAAACCACGCTTTTCATAAATtcatcctattttttaaatttctcactaAACCCCTTCCATTTTATAAACGTTACTGAGTAGCATTGCCATCgcttatataacattttatgattttccaAGTATTTCCATGTCCTTGCTTTCATTTGGGCTCACCACAGCCCTGTGGGACAATACAAGCAGACATTATCTTCATTTGTCAGATGAAGTGTCGGAAGCTTAGAGCCAATGACTTGGGCAAGGTCACAAGGCATTAAAGAACAGGGATGTGAACCTGGCCCTCCCACGCTAAGTTCATATGCTTTTCTCTTAGTTCTACTGAACCCTGAGAGAATGACCGGAGACCTTCTCCCAGAAGTATGCCTCAAAGAGGTGGGGGCCCCTGTCATTTACAAACGAAGGCTGACCTTGGACAAGAAGACATTCATCTCCATTCACCTACTGACTCCCACCACCTCATAACACTTGTGGGTTCCTAAAATTTGTGAGAAACCCCCAAGTGGACAGCCCAGGTGTGGGCCCAGGTGTCCATCTGTAGGATCCTGGTTGAATAGACTGGTTCATCCACACAGTGGAGTTGGAGGCCACACAACAAGACTATGGCGACTGCAGGAGCTGACCTGAAAACATCTCTAGGAAGAGTAAATAAGAAAGGCAAGACGCGCAACAGTTTATGGGGTATGCTTCCTTGTGAAAAAAGCCAGGATGAAACGCAGATTTCAGTGCTTTTATTTGCATACAGGAATCCTGTAAGTCATATTAGAAAATCATGAAAGTGGCTGGGTGGACAGGGACATGAGTAATGTTTGTCAGTTTATACCTTTTtatgtcattgtgattttaaaaaactttaaattttgaaataaatatttataaaacatggcaaaaatagtacagagaccCTGTGTCCCCTTAACCCAGTTTTCTCCAATGGTAATCTCTCACATAACTATAGtataatatcacaaccaggaaattgacagTCTGCAAAGCttagatttcaccagttttagcTGCCCTCATGTCTGTGGGTGTAGTCCCATGCAGTTTGATCACGCGTAGATTCATGGTACAGAATGGTTCCATCGTCAGGTCAGGTATCCCTCCGAGCTGCCCCTTTGTAGTCACACTCAcccttgcccctcccccactcccactcgTCCCCAACCACCACAGATCTGTCTCCATCTCTATCATTTGTCATTTTGAGactgttacataaatggaatcatacagtatgtaactttTTGAGATTGGCTCCTCCCCCCACTCATCATAATTCCCTTAAGATCCACCCAAGttattgcatgtatcaatagttcattgcTTTTTAGTGCTGAGTATTCTTTGGTATGGAAGTACCAGATTGTTTAACCATTTGCCCATCGaaaggcatttgggttgtttctacttgactattacaaataaagccactgtgaacatttatatacatgtttttgtgtagacctaagctttcatttctttgggataaGTGCTCAGGAGCACAGTTGCAAGATCACATGGTAAGTGtatctttagtttttaaagaaactgccaaaaagTTTTCCAGAGTGACATGTTGACTTTTCTATGAATATTGCAAAACTAAGCATGTTGATGTTGAATCTGCCTATAAAATCAGCTCACCAGTATTTCTCTAGTCTGACTTAGAGACTTTTCCTGGGTGAGTGATATTAGTGTTAAATCCCGAATCTCTCTCCTCCTAGGTGTGGTACAGATAGTGGAAGTGATACTGAATGGGATGGTTCTCATGTGTATCGTGGCTTCCTACTTTGTCCTTGCTGGATTCAGTGCCAGCTTTACCAGCGGCGGCGGCTTTGGGAACAACTATTACTCACCATTTGAGGGCACTGAGCTGGAGCAGGTTCGGCAGCTGGACCAGCAATACACTGTTCTCCGGGCACCCCTGATATATGGCGGTGTGGCTGTTTCTCTGGGGCTGGGTGTCCTCACCATGGGTGTTTTACTCCAAGGAGCCAAGAGTCTAAGCAAACTGCCGAGGAAGTGGCTCCTTTTGGAGGCTGCCTTCAGCCTCTTGGCAGCAGTGGGCTACTGCATAGGTATTGGCATTTACCTCCATGTAGCCCTGCGGATCAATGCCACAGACACTTGCAAAACAAGACAGAGGCTCTATGCCCGCAAAGGTCTCACCTGGATGAACTGCCAGCTTGCAGGCACTGATGGAGCAGCAGCCACCTTTGCTTGTCTTCTGGTGATCATGTATGGCGCCAGCGTGGTGCTGGCCCTACGGAGCTACCGCGAGCAGAAGCACTACAAAGACAGCCAAGCACAGCACAGAAATTACAGTGAGGCACCGGAGTACGTATGGTCTGGAACACTCTGAGACTTTCTTCTGGAAGCTAAATGTCAACCCATCTGCCTTACTTCTCAAAAAAAATAGGTCCTTTAAAATCGCACATTTGACAACTGGGGTTTTCACATAACttgattttataaatgttcttCTTGGTTACAGTGCAAAGCTAGATGGTCGTCTCATTTTTCTATCAATTAAGTCTTTGTTGGCtgatcatttgaaaaaaacatcACCGTTGCTACAAAGAACATACGTTTGAGTATAATCTTATGGTATGGCTCTTACCAAATGGTAAGGTGATGGTTATGGCTGAGTAGCCACAGAAATTCTGAAAGTTGAGAACTACATTTCAGGGGTAGCAGGCCCAGTTATAGTAGAAATTTCTTACCTGTATTAACTATTTAAAGTCACCAAAAGAAATATGCCATTGCCCCTCATATTTGGTCCATGGG
It encodes:
- the MARVELD3 gene encoding MARVEL domain-containing protein 3 isoform X2 — translated: MELTSGTREPRVRPRERDPDRHPRPDRDRHPERQRDRAEDRRRERNGGERRDGDRDRGRDRDPRLDRHRFGDHRPGEQRVWEKSRQSRTRDGPQRPTRDAAPPTWSAPWETPEPPPHRKEVFGHRGPESEFTSGRYLPSNPRPGREEVEYYQSEAEGLLECHKCRYLCTGRACCQMLEVLLNLLILACSSVSYNSTGGYTGITSLGGIYYYQFGGAYSGFDGADGEKAQQLDIQFYQLKLPTVTAAMAYSGALMAFCCLVIGMGVLRVPWHCPLWLLVEGLLDVLIAGAYVPALYFYFHSLSAAYASPVCKEREALYQSKGYHGFSCNFHGGDIGAGIFAALGIGVFAMGAVLAIKGYRKVRKLKEKPAEMLAF
- the MARVELD3 gene encoding MARVEL domain-containing protein 3 isoform X1 translates to MELTSGTREPRVRPRERDPDRHPRPDRDRHPERQRDRAEDRRRERNGGERRDGDRDRGRDRDPRLDRHRFGDHRPGEQRVWEKSRQSRTRDGPQRPTRDAAPPTWSAPWETPEPPPHRKEVFGHRGPESEFTSGRYLPSNPRPGREEVEYYQSEAEGLLECHKCRYLCTGRGVVQIVEVILNGMVLMCIVASYFVLAGFSASFTSGGGFGNNYYSPFEGTELEQVRQLDQQYTVLRAPLIYGGVAVSLGLGVLTMGVLLQGAKSLSKLPRKWLLLEAAFSLLAAVGYCIGIGIYLHVALRINATDTCKTRQRLYARKGLTWMNCQLAGTDGAAATFACLLVIMYGASVVLALRSYREQKHYKDSQAQHRNYSEAPEYVWSGTL